A stretch of Pseudomonas sp. CCC3.1 DNA encodes these proteins:
- a CDS encoding LysR substrate-binding domain-containing protein, translating into MSVLVAFEAAARHGSFTKAADELSLTQSAVSRQVQALEALLGVDLFNRDGRRIELTAAGALYQHELSAALGRIRSATLQTIAFRSQGGTLNLAVLPTFGSKWLLPRMNDFYTQHPDIVVHIHSRIMHADLASVAGDMHAVIVAGAGPWPGYKAHKLLTEKLVVVASPLALPEYRSMTASDVGASHALLSVVSRANAWSDWFERNGLDHRVMRPGPSFELTAHLIQAVAAGIGIGLVPRILVQDEIKAGTLVALFEPMESGRNYYLAHANRYQNLPALMAFSEWLLSLSFPDN; encoded by the coding sequence ATGTCGGTGTTGGTCGCTTTTGAGGCGGCTGCCAGGCATGGCAGCTTTACCAAAGCGGCTGATGAACTGTCGCTGACCCAAAGCGCTGTGAGCCGTCAGGTACAGGCTTTGGAGGCGTTGCTCGGGGTGGATCTGTTCAATCGTGACGGGCGGCGTATTGAGCTCACAGCGGCCGGGGCGTTGTATCAGCATGAGCTGTCGGCCGCCCTGGGCCGGATCCGCAGTGCCACCCTGCAAACCATCGCCTTTCGCTCCCAGGGCGGGACCTTGAACCTGGCGGTGCTGCCTACGTTTGGCTCCAAGTGGCTGCTGCCACGCATGAATGACTTTTACACCCAACACCCGGACATCGTGGTGCACATCCATTCGCGAATCATGCACGCAGACCTGGCCAGTGTGGCGGGGGACATGCACGCCGTTATCGTCGCCGGAGCCGGGCCATGGCCGGGCTACAAGGCGCACAAACTGCTGACTGAAAAACTGGTGGTCGTGGCTAGCCCGCTAGCATTACCGGAGTACCGCAGCATGACTGCGTCAGACGTGGGGGCGAGCCATGCATTGCTCAGCGTTGTTTCCAGAGCCAATGCCTGGTCGGACTGGTTTGAGCGTAATGGCCTGGACCATCGCGTGATGCGCCCAGGCCCGAGCTTTGAGCTCACGGCGCACCTGATTCAGGCTGTGGCTGCTGGCATCGGCATCGGGTTGGTGCCGCGTATTCTGGTGCAGGACGAGATCAAGGCCGGCACCTTGGTGGCGCTGTTCGAACCGATGGAAAGTGGCAGGAACTACTACCTGGCGCATGCCAATCGGTACCAGAACCTGCCCGCGTTGATGGCGTTTAGCGAGTGGCTGTTGAGTTTGTCTTTTCCGGACAATTAG
- a CDS encoding FAD/FMN-containing dehydrogenase encodes MRIALLLLLSALSMQAVAATIGEHLTPWTLQDQHDQPYTLDNDTHVLLVARSMDGSKLVKAALENQPKGYLEARHVAFLADVKGMPSIIGKFIAIPKMRDYTYRVVLDRDGKIAAQYPGAEDKVLWLQLDNGTLVSQQDFANADELRAALEKLPVQ; translated from the coding sequence GTGAGAATTGCACTTTTACTGCTGTTGAGCGCGCTGTCCATGCAAGCGGTAGCGGCCACCATAGGTGAACACCTGACGCCCTGGACCCTGCAAGATCAGCACGACCAGCCTTATACCCTGGACAACGACACCCACGTTTTATTGGTCGCCCGCAGCATGGACGGTTCTAAACTGGTAAAAGCCGCGCTGGAGAACCAGCCAAAAGGGTATCTGGAAGCACGTCATGTGGCCTTCCTCGCCGACGTGAAAGGCATGCCTTCGATAATCGGCAAGTTCATCGCCATCCCGAAAATGCGCGATTACACCTACCGCGTCGTGCTTGACCGAGACGGCAAAATTGCCGCCCAGTATCCCGGCGCTGAAGACAAGGTGCTGTGGCTGCAACTGGACAACGGCACCCTGGTTTCACAGCAAGACTTTGCCAATGCCGATGAACTGCGTGCTGCGCTGGAAAAATTGCCGGTTCAGTAA